The following are from one region of the Myxocyprinus asiaticus isolate MX2 ecotype Aquarium Trade chromosome 2, UBuf_Myxa_2, whole genome shotgun sequence genome:
- the LOC127450458 gene encoding la-related protein 7-like isoform X1 yields MIDTEKIPIGGDSASANIGEKKRENEKKKRSRVKQLLADVKKQVEFWFGDVNLHNDKFMKGLIEQSRDGYIDISILTSFNRMKKLTTDFKLISRALKNSTFVEVSIEGTRIRRKCPLGESPKDVDSRTVYVELLPRTVNHLWVERVFNKCGNVIYVSIPRYKSTGHPKGFAFVEFETEEQAQNAIEMLNNPPEGAPRKPGIFPKTHSKKPIPFDAVQETQEEEEDGKKKKEKSSRSGLKNSAVQEVVVDKVKDTGEAVDAEVTHEPKKQSTDEFATKNLVIMTSTASKKAEKKRRRSCSADASNAESQEEMPSKMRKVEVEESEIKDLSTEGKNEKQLESEKKEDSVLKAKRKRKKQHKERLKIGDEVIPLRVLSKKEWLTLKQEYLTLQKHCMATLKQSVARINKKPIECGITQTKENENNDSFKDTAKKEITSGPEFMSGVIVKISYNQPLPNKKCIKDTLSEVSAVAYVDILDGDAEGHIRFKSPEDAQAIIATRSELQKKHNWNLELLSGDHEQRYWQKILVDRQAKLNRPREKKRGTERLISKAEKIKEAKEASIHFDD; encoded by the exons ATGATAGACACAGAAAAGATTCCCATAGGAGGGGACTCCGCCTCTGCAAACATTGgtgaaaagaagagagagaatgagaaaaagaAGAGATCTCGAGTGAAACAGCTGCTGGCTGATGTGAAGAAGCAGGTGGAGTTCTGGTTTGGCGATGTGAATCTCCACAACGACAAATTCATGAAGGGTCTCATTGAACAGTCCAGGGATGGAT ATATTGACATATCCATATTAACATCATTCAACCGAATGAAGAAGTTGACTACAGATTTTAAATTGATATCCAGGGCTCTAAAAAATTCAACATTTGTAGAG GTCAGTATTGAGGGAACACGAATACGACGGAAGTGTCCGCTTGGTGAGAGTCCAAAAGATGTGGACAGCCGCACCGTTTATGTG GAGCTGTTGCCAAGGACGGTCAACCACCTTTGGGTGGAGAGAGTGTTTAACAAGTGTGGAAATGTGATTTATGTTAGCATCCCAAGATACAAGTCCACAGGACACCCCAAAGGATTCGCCTTTGTGGAGTTTGAGACAGAAGAGCAGGCACAGAATGCCATAGAG ATGCTGAACAATCCTCCAGAAGGTGCTCCCAGGAAGCCAGGCATCTTTCCGAAGACTCATAGCAAAAAACCTATCCCCTTTGATGCTGTCCAGGAAACACAAG AAGAGGAAGAGGATGGtaagaaaaagaaggaaaaaagttCTCGAAGTGGGCTTAAAAACAGTGCCGTTCAAGAAGTGGTGGTTGATAAAGTGAAGGACACAGGAGAAGCCGTAGACGCTGAGGTTACACATGAGCCAAAGAAACAATCAACCGATGAATTTGCAACCAAAAACCTTGTAATAATGACAAGCACAGCAAGCAAGAAAGCAGAGAAGAAGAGGCGAAGATCGTGCAGTGCTGATGCGTCAAACGCTGAGAGCCAAGAGGAAATGCCCTCCAAAATGAGGAAAGTAGAAGTGGAGGAGAGTGAGATTAAAG ATTTGTCAACTGAAGGCAAGAATGAAAAGCAGCTAGAATCTGAAAAGAAAGAGGATTCTGTTTTGAAGGccaagaggaagagaaagaagcAGCATAAAGAGAGATTAAAAATAGGAGATGAGGTCATCCCGCTCAGAGTCCTCTCAAA GAAAGAGTGGCTAACACTGAAGCAGGAGTACCTGACATTGCAGAAGCACTGCATGGCTACTCTAAAACAGTCAGTTGCTCGGATCAATAAGAAGCCAATTGAGTGTGGCATCACACAGACTAAAGAGAATGAAAACAATGATT CTTTTAAGGATACAGCTAAGAAAGAGATTACTTCTGGCCCTGAATTTATGAGTGGAGTCATTGTCAAAATTAGCTATAACCAACCATTGCCAAACAAGAAGTGCATCAAG GATACACTCTCTGAGGTATCAGCTGTGGCCTATGTGGATATTCTTGATGGAGATGCAGAGGGTCACATACGCTTCAAAAGTCCTGAAGATGCACAGGCGATCATTGCAACTCGATCAGAACTACAGAAAAAACACAATTGGAATCTTGAACTCCTCTCTG GTGACCATGAGCAGAGGTACTGGCAGAAGATTTTGGTGGACCGACAAGCAAAGCTTAATAGACCTAGGGAAAAAAAGCGAGGAACAGAAAGG CTAATTTCTAAAGCTGAGAAAATCAAGGAAGCCAAGGAAGCAAGCATTCATTTTGATGACTGA
- the LOC127450458 gene encoding la-related protein 7-like isoform X2, whose amino-acid sequence MIDTEKIPIGGDSASANIGEKKRENEKKKRSRVKQLLADVKKQVEFWFGDVNLHNDKFMKGLIEQSRDGYIDISILTSFNRMKKLTTDFKLISRALKNSTFVEVSIEGTRIRRKCPLGESPKDVDSRTVYVELLPRTVNHLWVERVFNKCGNVIYVSIPRYKSTGHPKGFAFVEFETEEQAQNAIEMLNNPPEGAPRKPGIFPKTHSKKPIPFDAVQETQEEDGKKKKEKSSRSGLKNSAVQEVVVDKVKDTGEAVDAEVTHEPKKQSTDEFATKNLVIMTSTASKKAEKKRRRSCSADASNAESQEEMPSKMRKVEVEESEIKDLSTEGKNEKQLESEKKEDSVLKAKRKRKKQHKERLKIGDEVIPLRVLSKKEWLTLKQEYLTLQKHCMATLKQSVARINKKPIECGITQTKENENNDSFKDTAKKEITSGPEFMSGVIVKISYNQPLPNKKCIKDTLSEVSAVAYVDILDGDAEGHIRFKSPEDAQAIIATRSELQKKHNWNLELLSGDHEQRYWQKILVDRQAKLNRPREKKRGTERLISKAEKIKEAKEASIHFDD is encoded by the exons ATGATAGACACAGAAAAGATTCCCATAGGAGGGGACTCCGCCTCTGCAAACATTGgtgaaaagaagagagagaatgagaaaaagaAGAGATCTCGAGTGAAACAGCTGCTGGCTGATGTGAAGAAGCAGGTGGAGTTCTGGTTTGGCGATGTGAATCTCCACAACGACAAATTCATGAAGGGTCTCATTGAACAGTCCAGGGATGGAT ATATTGACATATCCATATTAACATCATTCAACCGAATGAAGAAGTTGACTACAGATTTTAAATTGATATCCAGGGCTCTAAAAAATTCAACATTTGTAGAG GTCAGTATTGAGGGAACACGAATACGACGGAAGTGTCCGCTTGGTGAGAGTCCAAAAGATGTGGACAGCCGCACCGTTTATGTG GAGCTGTTGCCAAGGACGGTCAACCACCTTTGGGTGGAGAGAGTGTTTAACAAGTGTGGAAATGTGATTTATGTTAGCATCCCAAGATACAAGTCCACAGGACACCCCAAAGGATTCGCCTTTGTGGAGTTTGAGACAGAAGAGCAGGCACAGAATGCCATAGAG ATGCTGAACAATCCTCCAGAAGGTGCTCCCAGGAAGCCAGGCATCTTTCCGAAGACTCATAGCAAAAAACCTATCCCCTTTGATGCTGTCCAGGAAACACAA GAAGAGGATGGtaagaaaaagaaggaaaaaagttCTCGAAGTGGGCTTAAAAACAGTGCCGTTCAAGAAGTGGTGGTTGATAAAGTGAAGGACACAGGAGAAGCCGTAGACGCTGAGGTTACACATGAGCCAAAGAAACAATCAACCGATGAATTTGCAACCAAAAACCTTGTAATAATGACAAGCACAGCAAGCAAGAAAGCAGAGAAGAAGAGGCGAAGATCGTGCAGTGCTGATGCGTCAAACGCTGAGAGCCAAGAGGAAATGCCCTCCAAAATGAGGAAAGTAGAAGTGGAGGAGAGTGAGATTAAAG ATTTGTCAACTGAAGGCAAGAATGAAAAGCAGCTAGAATCTGAAAAGAAAGAGGATTCTGTTTTGAAGGccaagaggaagagaaagaagcAGCATAAAGAGAGATTAAAAATAGGAGATGAGGTCATCCCGCTCAGAGTCCTCTCAAA GAAAGAGTGGCTAACACTGAAGCAGGAGTACCTGACATTGCAGAAGCACTGCATGGCTACTCTAAAACAGTCAGTTGCTCGGATCAATAAGAAGCCAATTGAGTGTGGCATCACACAGACTAAAGAGAATGAAAACAATGATT CTTTTAAGGATACAGCTAAGAAAGAGATTACTTCTGGCCCTGAATTTATGAGTGGAGTCATTGTCAAAATTAGCTATAACCAACCATTGCCAAACAAGAAGTGCATCAAG GATACACTCTCTGAGGTATCAGCTGTGGCCTATGTGGATATTCTTGATGGAGATGCAGAGGGTCACATACGCTTCAAAAGTCCTGAAGATGCACAGGCGATCATTGCAACTCGATCAGAACTACAGAAAAAACACAATTGGAATCTTGAACTCCTCTCTG GTGACCATGAGCAGAGGTACTGGCAGAAGATTTTGGTGGACCGACAAGCAAAGCTTAATAGACCTAGGGAAAAAAAGCGAGGAACAGAAAGG CTAATTTCTAAAGCTGAGAAAATCAAGGAAGCCAAGGAAGCAAGCATTCATTTTGATGACTGA